catcgccatgcccggcctttttttttttttttttttttttttttttgagatggagtatcgctctgtcgcccaggctggagtgcccgtggcgcatctccgctcactgcaagccccgcctcctgggttcagcctcagcctccagcctagctgggactacaggcgcctgccacctcgcccggctacttctttgtatttttttagtagagacggggtttcaccgtgttagccaggatggtctcgatctcctgacctcgtgatccgtctgcctcggcctcccaaagtgctgggattacaggcgtgagccaccgcacccggcctaatttttgtattttttggtagaaacggggtttcgtcatgttggccgggctggtctggaactcctgacctcaagtgattcgcccatcttggcctcccaaagtgctggcattacaggcgtgagccaccgcgccgggacTAAAagcccattttcttctttttttttttttttttttttttttttttttttttttttgagacggagtcttgctctgtcgcccaggctggagtgcagtggccggatctcagctcactgcaagctccgcctcccgggttcacgccattctcctgcctcagcctcccgagtagctgggactacaggcgcctgccacctcgcccggctaagtttttttgtatttttagtagagacggggtttcactgtgttagccaggatggtctcgatttcctgacctcgtgatccgcccgtctcggcctcccaaagtgctgggattacaggcttgagccacctcgcccggcccttttttttttttttttaagagaagttgtctcgctctgtcgcccacgttggagcgcagtggcgcaatcatggctcactgcagccttgaccttcctgggctcaagtgattctcccggcATTCACCCCCAGTAGTTGGAACCACAGGCGCGCACCTCCACACCAGAAAGCCCATTTTCTAGAGGCGGAAACCGAAGCGCCCAGTGAGAAAGGCGACCCGCCGGGGACGCGGGGTGCTCAACGCGCTGCCACCTGGGGCCCAACGCGTTGACCTCGCGGTCAGGTTGCTTCCGCGGACCACGGTTCTGGCTCGCTAGGTGTGGGAGGGAGCACGGGGAGGGAATGGTGGCAACCCCCAAGGAGGGGACCCAGGGATCCGAAAAACGAAGACTTGGGGTAGGTGGGGTTGGGTTTTGACTGGAGAGAAGAAAGGGTCACAAGCGCAGGGCGGGTACCTGGGGAGCTGTGTGGACTCGCGCAGACGGGAAGCAGACGCGTACTGGCGGTGAATTGGAGCCGGCGGAGCAATGGTGGGGGAAGAGGCCGGTCCCCATCCAGCGGGGGCGGGGACTGGGCCGTGCTCCGGGGCGCCCTCTTGTGGCCACAAGCTCGCAGGGTCCATAGGCTCCGCTCAACTCGTTCTTCTCACAGCTGCGTCAGTTTCCCCAAGCCACTTGGTCCCACATGCCCCAAACGCGGTGCTGAGCACGGTTTCGAACTCCTCAGCGACCTGCCCCACATGGACATGGAGCAGTCTGAGGAGAAAAGTTCCTTCGGGATCGCATCCTTGCTGCTCTCTTCCGGCTCCCCATCCCCCTTATCTCCAGCCAGAACTGCCCAGGGCAAGTTGTTGGCCTGGCACAGAGTTGAGGCCGGACAGGTTTGAGTGCGAGGCTCCGCCAGTGTCCTGCCAAGTGGCCTTGATCGTTTTCCCAATGCCTCCGAACCTGTTTCCTTCCTGTAGAGCGGGGTCATACGTTGCCAACCTCTGCAGAGTAGCAATAAAGAGTAAACGCCACGCTCTGcacagcctcccagtgctgggccTGGTTGCCACGCGGAGCCTTGGGCCTGGGACAGGCCAGACGTTGGTAACACATCACCAACCAGGGCAGGCGCCATGAGTAGATGTGAAGGAGCCCAGGGCCGGTCCAGGCTCTGATCGTGGGTGTGCGTCGGGGAGGGGTTGGGGTGGAGTGGGTAGGAGTCAGGAAAGTGGCTGGGCCAAGACCTGGAGCTGCTGCATAACAATATCTGACATTTACACAATGAGGCCTCTGCTCCGGACACTGTTCTGAGGCTTGACCCGTCCTTAAGAACCTAGAACAACCCTGTGCTGTGGGTTTTATCCTTAACTCCATTATACAGGCCAGAGAACAGAGCCAGAGTGGAGATGTTCCATTGGGAAGAAGCCACATGGCTCTCTGCCATCCTTCAAGCCAAAAACAATTCCGAAAATCTGGGCAGGGGGCGGGCCAGTGAGCATTTGGGCTCTGCCCCCAGCACCCCCTTCGCGCAGACGACTCGGTAACTGGGCTGCCCCCGCGGCTGCGGAGTGCGCAGGCGCGCCTCGGTGGCCACGGTCCTGGCCTTCTAGAGCCGGAGCGGCCCGCGGAGCTGCGGAGGCAGCCATGGTCGGGGCGCTGTGCGGCTGCTGGTTCCGCCTGGGCGGGGCCCGCCCGCTCATCCCGTTCGGCCCGGTGAGTCTCCCCGGGTACGGAGGCCGGCCGGTGGCCCGGGGGCGGGCCATCTTTACCCCGCCCCTTGCTCCGGGGCAGAGTCCCGCGGAAGAAGCAGATGCTGGGGCCGCGAGTGTGCGTGTGCGCGCGTGTTGTGTGTGCGCGCAGGATCTGCGTGTGTTCTTGGGGGTCTGGGTGTATGTGTACGCTCGTGTGTCTGCGTGGTGTCCGTCAGTGTGTTTCTGCGCGCTTATATTGGTGGGGGGAGTGTGTTCGTTGATGTCTGCCTGCTTGCGTCCGCGTATGTCTTCCCAGTGTATTTCTGTGTGCGTGTGATTTTAAGGGTATGTGTCTACCTGTCTGCGTGTGTGCATTTCtgagggtttgtgtgtgtgtctgctttcCTATGCATGTGCCTTTCTTGTGTGAGTGTGTAGTTTTACGGTTGTGTGTATGACCATGCTTGAGTATTTCTGAGGATCAGCCTGTGGTTTTGAAAGCGTGCACCTCCATTAGTCTCTCTGGCTTCCTGATGCCTGACTGCGTGCGTGATTTAGAGGATACCATTACTAAATGGAAGGGATTGATCCCACACGGGCCAGTGTGTGTGCAAGGAGGCTGCATGTACATGCAGGGAATAGCTTGTGCAAAAGAAAAGCGTGTGGGGGCAAGATTCGTATTTGTGCTTGTGTGCACCTGTGTATTACTGTCAACGCATATTCCAATGACCTAACGCGGGCACAGTTTACCCTGCCCCTCGCATATCCCCCCAGGCGGCCGGCTGCAGGTCCGCTACAATTGCCTAGTACTGCGTAGCGCCTTGGGTTGCCAAGGCAACAGCCTAAGCCCCGCCCTTCCCTAGTTGGAGAGGCGCGGGGTCGCCCCGAATGGACTACAAGGAAAGGTCCCTCGCGCCGGGTGGGAACCTGGGCTAACGCCCTGTTAGAGACGTGCGTCTGAGGTTGTTCGTGGTCTCGAAGAAAAGAGGAATGCGGTCTTCCTCCACTAGGTCCTGGTTTTCCAGAAACAGCAGAAAGGCTGCTGCTGTGGCCCACAAACCCCCGAAGCCTGGGGATGCAGGCTCAGGAAACATCCCTAAAACATCCCAGAGGGATGAATAGGACCCAAGACGGGCCCCCGGCTCCTAGCTCGGGCAGATGCCCAATTGGCACTCAACAAAGgtgtgctggccgggcgcggtggctcacgcctgtaatctcagcactctgggaggccgaggcgggtggatcacaaggtcaggagttcgagaacaacctgaacaacatggtgaaaccctgtctctactaaaaaatagaaaacttagccgggcgcggtggcgagcgcctgtaatcccagctattcgggaggctgaggcaggagaatcgcttgaacccgggagacggaggttgcagtgagccgagattgtgccactgcactctagcctgggcgacagagcaagactctgtctcagaaacataaaaataaataaataaagatgtgtttgctGGACTTCGGGAATGAAGCAGGCGTGCTCATCCTAGGCccaagaaatggcaggaacaGCCCTGATCCAGTCCATGGTATTATCTAAATCTCACAGGAAGCTTAGGAGGGCAGCCATGAGGTTATCCGATTTTACTGACAAACTGAAGACACAAGGCCAGGAAGTGGCAGTCTCAAAGGCCTGCCCAATTTGAGTCCTGGGTCCTAAGGGCTGTCCTCTGGGGTGGCAAAGACCCCAGACTGGAGGAGTCCACGAAGCAGGTCATTTGGCCAGAAGCTGTCTGTGTATGGGTTGGGGAGTAGCATTCATCTCTCCAACCTCTAcgctgtgtttttcatttctgggTGTACCATGCTCCTCCCTGGCCCTGCAGCCCCTCACTCCTCAGCATTTTCCTCTATTACAGACATTCACTGTGAGCCTTTTCATAACAGCTGGGTTAGACCGTTAGTTATAATGCGATTGTAAAACGCATTCTGATTTTAGCAGTATTAAATGCAGCGAGATTAAAAGAACCATTTCCAAACATGCCCTTAAGTGGGAGGTCCCTTTGCACGCAGTCTTTCTCCTTTGATGGCCCTCACCACTTTTTCCACCTGCAAGGCTCCAGTTCATCCATCACCTCCCAGCTCCACGGGTTCCTCCTTGGCAAACCAAGTGTGGCCTGGTAGTTAGAAGCCCATTCCTAGGTTCAAACCCCAATTCCCCCACTTGCTACTTGGCACTTTGGGCAAGAGAAtgtacctctctgagcctccatttcctcacctgtaagagAACTGTAATCACATCTGCTCCCCAGCGTTCTTGGTGGAAAAGAACGTTGTATGTAAAGTGCCACACTCAGGGCCTGCTGTCATAAGCGCTTGATGAACGGAAGTGGTTTCAGTTGATCCCATGATGGTGGCGGTCACTGAGCATGCTGTGTGCCAGAGGACACCTCAGATGCACCTCCTCACACTGAGGTATCTGAGCATTTGCCCTGGCATGTGGAGTAGTTGAGCATGAACCCCCAGAACTTTGCCCATAGCAAGGGAAAGGACAAGGGCTAGAGCTCTTCCTCTGCTGGGGACTCTGGGTGGGTTTTTGGGATGGGATCCAGGGGTCCTTGTAGGGGCTCACTCCCAGcctcttttccctctcctctcctcctccagaCTGTGGTACAGACCTCCATGAGCCGGTCCCAGGTAGCCCTGCTGGGCCTGGGTCTGCTGCTCATTTTCCTACTGTATGTGGGGCTGCCAGGCCCCCCAGAGCAGAATTCCTGGTTCTGGGGAGACCCCAATGTCACTGTCCTGGCTGGTCTTACTCCTGGCAACTCCCCCATCTTTTACCGCGAGGTGCTCCCACTCAACCCGGCCCACAGGTAGGTGCTGCCCCAAGGGTCTAGTGGAGGGACTAGGCCCAAGGGGAGTCCCTGTGTGGGACCTCCATTATACTCAGAGTGCTCAGGGCCTGGGAGGGCAATGGGAGAAGCCTAGGAATAAAGAAAGGCGGGCTACACCAGGTCCCCAGGATACACATTCCCATGTGCCTGCAGGGTGGAGGTGGTGCTGCTTCATGGAAAGGCCTTTAACTCTCACACGTGGGAGCAGCTGGGCACACTGCAGCTACTGTCACAGAGGGGCTACCGGGCCGTGGCCCTTGACCTTCCAGGTGAGCACCCCCAACCCTTTGTCTAGGGAAGCCCTAAGGTGTGGCTGGGGGACAACTGGACCCTAGTGTATGGACAAGCAGTGGCAGGTCACAACGTGAGGAGGCACCATGAAAaagtctgtgttttcattttctaccaTGAAAACTAGTGTGAATTCTAGGTCACGAAGCAAATAAAAACTCTTCACAAGcagtgtactttctttttttattttatttatatatattttttgagacagagtctcgctttttcacccaggctatagtataatggtgcaatctcagctcactgcaacctccgcctcctgggttcaagcgattctcctgccttagcttccgaagtagctgggattacaggtgcctgccaccacacctggctaatttttctatttttagtggagatagggtttcaccatgctggccaggctggtcttgaactcccgacctcaggtgatctgcccacctcagcctcccaaagtgctgggattacaggtgtgagccactgtgcccgccaaGCAGTGTACTTTTTATGACAAACTATataggttttgtgtttttaagtacACAAATGATTTATGCTatcatttttgtcattaaaaatttttttaaatgtcatcgAATCatagaggattaaaaaaaaactaaaaaatagcgAAGCACTCGGAGACCGGTGCcgcatttctctccctctctaagAAGTTTAGGGGATGCCACACCCTCTTCTGGGTATTCCCACACATAAAGATGCAGATAATATAGAGAATTGTCTGGTAAGGTCTGTAAACATGACTGGTGTCCTGCCTGCTTAGCACATCCATCTGCAGCTTGGTTTTCTCTCCCTACATCATGTCTCAAAGATCATGCCGGTCCCTGCAAACCTCCCTCTCTGTTGTTAACCCTGCAATGTGTCCCATAGAAGGGATGGACAGGCTTTATCCAGCCATTCCTCTACTGGCGGAATGCTCAAGCAATGTAGTAGCTAAAGCATCCTTGGACATGCTTCTTTGAATATGTAAGCAATAATTTCTCTAGGGTAGCTACTGAGGACAATTGATGGGCCAAAGGACatggtttgtttctttgtttgtttgtttgttttagatggagtctcgctctgtctccctggctggagtgcagtggctcgtactcggctcactgcaacctccacctcctgggttcaagtgattctcctacctcagcctcccaagtagttggaattacaggcgcgcaccaccacgcccagctaatttttgtgtttttagtagagacagggtttcaccatgttgatcaggctggtctcaaactcctgaccttatgatccacccgccttggcctcctaaaatgctgggattacaggcatgagccaccgtgcccagccaccagGACATGCACTTTTAAATTTAGATAACTACTACCTCATCCTCCAAAAACACTGTATGGATTTATCTTCTCATCTGTCATGTATGAAAGTGCACATTTCCCCATGTCTCCCCCAACACTGGGTGttatttcagtctttttcattttgctaatATTAGATGAATGAAagatatgcttttctttttccttttttttttttttttttttttttccgagacagagtctcactctgtcacccaggctatagtgcagtggcaccatcttggcttaccgcaacctccacctgctgggctccagcaatcctcctgcctcagcctcccaagaagctgggatttcaggcgcctgccaccacgcccagctaatttttgtgtttttttttttttttagtagagacagtttctccatgttctccaggctggtctcgaactcctgacctcaggggatccgcctgcctcggcctcccaaagagctgggattacaggggtgagccaccacacctggccaagatatGCTTTTCTAACAGGCATATTACGTTGCCAAAAAATAGCTTCTGGGCAGTTTTAGGTAGTGTGCGCCAGTGCCACTGGTCCCCAACTTTTTCCCCCACTGTGGTGGGCAGGAAGTCTTGTGCTCCTTCCCATTGCCCCTCAGCTGGTACCTGCTGCTGTTCCTAGGTTTTGGGAACTCGGCACCTTCAAAGGAGGCAAGCACAGAGGCAGGGCGGGCAGCATTGCTGGAGCGGGCGCTGCAGGACCTGGAGGTACAGAATGCCGTGTTGGTGAGCCCCTCGCTGAGTGGCCACTATGCCCTGCCCTTCCTGATGCGAGGCCACCACCAGCTACATGGATTCGTGCCCATTGCACCCACCTCCACCCAGAACTACACCCAGGAACAATTCTGGGCTGTGAAGGTACTGGGAGAAGGATCTCAAAGGTCCTGGCGCCCTGTCTCTGGCTTGGGGGGGTTCAAGACTCAAGTCTTACTTGGCAGGACATGGCCTTATCCCTGATCTTGGAAGGAAGAGTTGGATGGTGTTGGGGAAGGCTTCCTAGGAAGTGGCTTGGGGGTCAGAAACTCATCAGGCCCCAAGATCACAGCCCCCTGCCTTGCCCTGCAGACTCCAACCCTTATCCTGTATGGAGAGCTGGACCACATCCTGGCTCGAGAGTCACTGCGGCAGCTCCGCCACCTGCCCAACCACTCTGTGGTGAAGCTACGCAACGCGGGCCATGCCTGCTACCTCCACAAGCCGCAAGACTTCCACCTTGTCCTGCTTGCCTTCCTTGACCATCTACCTTGAACTAACCCACTCCCAGGTCCCGACCTGGCCTGAGCTTGGACAGTCTGGACCACCACCCTCCCCTGACCAGGGAGACAACCTCTGGGATTGGAGGCCAGAGGCCAGAGGGTCAGACCCAGCCAGGACTTCTCATTTCATCtcacagacacaataaaaaagcaTATTTGTCCTGCCTGGGAAGTGACAGGTTCCATTTCCTGGTGTGCTGTGGGAGAGACGGGAGTGGGAGGCAAGTCTGGGACTACTTTgggcctgggagctggaggggaTGCTCCAGCAGTCTGGGAAGGCTAAGAGTGCACCACTTCCTAAGTGCCTGGCCTCACCACTGTgtgcctgagtttcctcatctgtaaaacaagtaTGATGGCAACGCCTAGGTTGGAGGGTGGTTACAGGACTGAATGAGTCTGGATAACTGAGTACTCAGCCACATAAGGCTGGGGAATTGCTGGTGGGAGGCGGGGTGAATTACTGCTGCTGCATGACCACTGGGATTGGTGGGAAATCCAGGGTCTGGACAGCCAAGCTGAGGGAGTCAGGAACCTAGAGGGTGTGGGGAATGCGATTTAAGAATTAGCCAGCATTGCCGGGCgtcgtgactcacacctgtaatcccagcactttgggaggccgaggctggcgaatcacaaggtcaggagatcgagaccatcctggctaacatggtgaaaccccgtctctactaaaaaatacaaaaaactagccgggcgtggtggcgggcgcctgtagtcccagctactcgggaggctgaggcaggagaatgccataaacccgggaggcggagcttgcagtgagctgagatccggccactgcactccagcctgggcaacagagtgagactctgtctcaaaaaaaaaaaaaaaaaaaaaaaaaaaaaagacccagcattgccgggcatggtggctcacacctgtaatcccagcactttgggaggctgaggctggcggatcacgaggtcatgagatcaagaccatcctggctaacacagtgaaaccccgtctctactaaaaaatacaaaaaattagccgggcgtggtggccggtgcctgtagtcccagctgctccggaggctgaggcaggagaatgatgtgaacccggaaggcggaccttgcagtgagccgagattgcgccaccacactccagcctgggcgacagagtgagactccatctcaaaaaaaaaaaaaaaaaaagagccagcattggttgggcacagtggctcatgcctgtaatcccagaactttgggaggccgaggtgggcagatcacaaggtcaagagatccagaccatcctgaccaacatggtgaattcctgtctctactaaaaaaaaaatagaaaacattagccgggcgtggtggcaggtgcctgtagtcccagctactccggaggctgaggcaggagaatggtgtgaacctggaaggcggagcttgcagtgagcggagatcatgccactgctctccacctgggcaacagggcgagactctctcaaaaaaaaaaaaaaaaaaaaaaaaaaaaaaaattagctagcattgggcccggcgcagtggctcacgcctgtaatcgcagcactttgggaggctgaggtgggtggatcacgaggtcaggagatcgagaccatcctggctaaggctcacacggtgaaaacccgtctctactaaaaatgcaaaaaattagccaggcatagtgcaTAGTGGTGAGTgacagtagtcccagctactcgggaggctaagccaggagaatggcgtcaactcgggagttggagcttgcagtgaggcaagatctcaccattgcgctccagcctgggcggcagagtgaggctccatctcagaaaaaaaaaaaaaaaaaaaaaaattagccagcattggctgggcacagtggctcacatctgtaatccgaacgccttgggaggccgaggcaggtagatcacctgaggtcgggagttcaagaccaccctggccaacatgacaaaccctgtctctactaaaaatacaaaaattagcccagcgtggtggcacgcacctgtagtcccagctactctggaggctgaggcaggagaatcacttgaacccaggaggcgcagtttgcagtgacccaagaacgagtcattgcactccagcctgggcaacagagcgagactccatctcaaaaaaaataaatagctaaataATTAGCCAGCATTGTTATGAGTTAAAGTCTATTTGCCCGcatgaataaatagataaataattagCCAGCATTGTTATGAGTTAAAATCTAGTTGCCcacatgacagagtgagactgtatcaaaaaaataactaaataaagaaTTAGCCAGCATTGTTATGAGTTAAAGTCCATTTGCCCTCATGTTATATGAGAGCAGCCAAGACTTAAACCTCAGGAAAGGTGGGACAGAACCCCTCCCCCCAGCGTGCCTCCTTGGCCTAGAGATTTAAGTCTTTTCCCTCACCCTTCCCCAAGCTGACTCAGCCCCTGGAGCAGAGGGCAGACCTGGCTGGGAGTACAAAGGGCAGCTGGGGCACAAGTGGGCAACTGCAGCTGTGGCCTGCAGGGGGTCAGTGGTACACCTGTGCCTGTTTAGCCTCCCGCTCCGGTGGCTGCAGAAGAGCCAGTTTCCTCACACTGTCATCCAGGGTCACAACTGCATCCACTCACAGTGACATCGTCACACCGACCCACCATCTCACACTGTCCCATACACAGTCATACCCACTGATAGACTGCACACGCAGTGGCACGCTCACACCATCACACGTGCTCTTGTCCATGCGTTTATTCCCATTTCTGGCACAGTGTCCGGGGTCGGCATGGCCAGGGGCAGAACCTCGCAGGAAGTGGAGCTCACAGTGTGGGCAGACAGATAATGACCAATAACTTTCAATACAAGTGGAGCTGAGGCGCTAGGAGGACCTCCCAGAGGGGCCGAGGCCTGCACAGGGTCCTGCACAGGGGAGCTGTTGCCGAGGAGCGCAGGGGCGCAGACCGAGGGCTTTGCAGCCCTGCATCTTCAGAGCCTCGGGGCGGACCCTTTTCCTCCCGCCCTATCCGGGGGCTGAAGGAGGAGGCGTCCTTAAGGGACGGGACCGTCCTGAGCTCCGGGGGCAGGAGTGGCAGGCCTGTGGTGTGGGGCGGGGCGGGCCTGTCAAGGCGGGGCCAGCCCGGAGCTCGCAGCTCACGGGGCGGCGCTGGCTGCGGCGGCCGCTGCCCGGGGGCGGGATCCTGATCTAAGCCTCCAGTAATCCCGCTGAGGCCCGAACCAGAGGCGGGCGGGGACTTCCGCGCCGACGCGGCCGCAAGCGCTGGGACGGCCCTCACTGGCGGTCTTTGGTCTCCGCCCCGACATCCGGCCCGGGGCACGTGGTGGGCGGACGGGGGCGGTCCTGAGCCTGCGACCTCGCAGGCGACCTCGCTGTACCCTAAGTCCAGGCCACAGTCAGGGGCGGGCGCTGGGAGGCGAGCGTGAACTCAGCGACAGGAGAGTGAGGTGGGGCCCCGTGGCTTGGAAGCCGGGCAATTGGGAGGCGTTGGGTTTtttcctgttgttgttttttcaggGATGGGGGAGTACAAGTCTTGGTTCAAACCTCGCTGGGCTACTCTGAGCTGTCCtcgaacctctctgagcctctcggctttctcctctgtaaagtgggcATTCTGAGCACAAACTTCATGGGGCTCTTTTGGGGGATTAAATAAGGAAATGTGCTGGAAGCAGACAGCCCAGAGTTGAAACAGAATGGGTGCTCCTTAATGGGAAATCCTACCCCTGTGGGAAATCCGGGAGCCGCCGTAGGGACGGGCTGTGTGCAGGAGCGCACCGGgtccaggggctgggaggggtaGTTAGCCATTCACTTTGCCCCCAGCTCACCACGCGCAGCGCCATGAACAGCAAGGGTCCCGAGGAGGAGCATCCATCAGTGACGCTCTTCCGCCAGTACCTGCGCATCCGCACCGTCCAGCCCAAGCCTGACTATGGTGAGAAGACGGTGGTTCCAGAGCCTGTGACGGGGCCTAACGGACGGGGACTGTGCTCTAAACCAGCCTCCAACACCTGTCACCCAGCTGAGCCCCCCTCTCCCAAATGGCTCCCCAACCCCTCCAGTCATTGCCCAAGTAAATAGACTGAGGCAGCCCCTCCAGGTTATGGaggaatcctttccccagacGCTCTGCTGCTGCCCAAGGTTACTCATGGCAGCTGGTTAAAGAAAAACTTCACCTCACTCCCCAGGGCAGGAGTGGTGGGGGAATGCTCAGGCAGCCACAGGGGAAGGAGAAGCCCTCCAGAAGCCCACTGAGGCTGGACAAAGGCCACAGCCCTTAGGGAATCAAGCTTGGTGGTTAGGGCCTGGGAGGTGGCTCCTGCCTTTTATCCCAGCgcttcaggaggttgaggctggcagattgcttgggcccaggagttcaagactggcttgggcaacatggcaagactctgtctctacagaaaaatacaaaaattaggaacggtggcacacctgtagtcccagctactccggaggttgagggggaggatcacttgaacctgggaagttgaggttgcagtgcagCCGAGATAGCACCGCTtcactccaaccttggtgacagagtgagaccctgt
Above is a window of Macaca thibetana thibetana isolate TM-01 chromosome 2, ASM2454274v1, whole genome shotgun sequence DNA encoding:
- the ABHD14A gene encoding protein ABHD14A, which codes for MVGALCGCWFRLGGARPLIPFGPTVVQTSMSRSQVALLGLGLLLIFLLYVGLPGPPEQNSWFWGDPNVTVLAGLTPGNSPIFYREVLPLNPAHRVEVVLLHGKAFNSHTWEQLGTLQLLSQRGYRAVALDLPGFGNSAPSKEASTEAGRAALLERALQDLEVQNAVLVSPSLSGHYALPFLMRGHHQLHGFVPIAPTSTQNYTQEQFWAVKTPTLILYGELDHILARESLRQLRHLPNHSVVKLRNAGHACYLHKPQDFHLVLLAFLDHLP